A region of Micromonospora chokoriensis DNA encodes the following proteins:
- a CDS encoding 2OG-Fe(II)-dependent halogenase WelO5 family protein gives MQHSSSTDPLFVAVESDSITRADVAGLIAGRLAAIRVPGLLSAARCHAITAALADAPMDRYDESRVFPVVAKFGPAINDHRAAGELRDDYWDAARAADKSWSTLGLPDSPRELCLAAFRTAWPDVAPGRRQGREMHVGIVREINAGLQVHFDDAVREYAGRLLDGDVVAQLAFNIYIRVPPAGGETVLWRRRWQPGDEEQRIPGGYGFDESVTADTQSLTLRPTLGEGFLFDPRHYHTVRPATGGRRISIGCFVGLTDDGRLALWS, from the coding sequence GTGCAGCATTCGAGCAGTACTGATCCGTTGTTCGTCGCCGTCGAATCAGACTCGATCACCCGTGCGGACGTCGCCGGGCTCATCGCGGGGCGGCTGGCCGCCATCCGGGTGCCGGGGCTGTTGTCCGCCGCCCGGTGTCACGCGATCACGGCTGCGCTCGCCGACGCGCCGATGGACCGCTACGACGAGAGTCGGGTCTTTCCGGTCGTCGCCAAGTTCGGCCCGGCCATCAACGACCACCGGGCCGCCGGTGAGCTTCGGGACGACTACTGGGACGCGGCCCGCGCGGCCGACAAGAGCTGGTCCACGTTGGGCCTGCCGGATTCGCCACGGGAGTTGTGCCTGGCGGCGTTCCGGACCGCCTGGCCGGATGTCGCACCCGGCCGTCGGCAGGGTCGGGAGATGCACGTCGGCATCGTCCGCGAGATCAACGCCGGTCTCCAGGTGCACTTCGACGACGCGGTCCGGGAGTACGCGGGCCGGCTGCTCGACGGCGACGTGGTGGCGCAGTTGGCGTTCAACATCTACATCCGGGTGCCGCCCGCAGGTGGGGAGACGGTGCTGTGGCGGCGGCGGTGGCAGCCGGGCGACGAGGAGCAGCGGATCCCCGGCGGGTACGGCTTCGACGAGTCGGTGACCGCCGACACGCAGTCGTTGACGCTGCGGCCCACGCTCGGGGAGGGTTTCCTGTTCGATCCCCGGCACTATCACACGGTGCGTCCCGCGACCGGTGGCCGCCGGATCTCCATAGGATGTTTTGTCGGGCTCACCGACGACGGTCGACTGGCCCTCTGGTCGTAG